ACGTGGAAGTTGCGCTCTTCAAGTGCCGTCGCGAAAGACTGCATGTAGAGCCAGTCGCCTGCGAGAACGCATTTTGAATTGCCCCACGTCGTGTTCGACGACGGACGGCCGCGGCGGGTATCGGCCTCGTCGATGATGTCGTCGTGGACGAGGGTTGCGGTGTGCAGCATCTCGACGACCGCGCCCAGCCGAATGCGGCTGTGGCTGTCGCAGCCGAGCGCTTTGGCTGAGAGGAGCAGCAGCAGGGGACGGATGCGTTTGCCGCCGCCCGCGATGAGGTATTGAGCGATATCCGTGATGACATCGACCCTCGACGCGGACTGCTTGGCGAACTCGCGCTCGATGGCGGCGAGGTCGTCTCGGAGGAGGTCGAAGACCTCGGCTGCAGTCGCGATGGAGAGCGTGCTCACTCGTATCTCAGAATATCAGGTTGGGCGTATGACGATGCTGTGTTAGTTGGATCGGAAGTTGGTGAACTGGAGGTCTACGCCGAGATCTTTGCCGCGGAGCAGTGCCATGACTTCCTGAAGGACATCGCGATCTTTGCTGACGACGCGAACGGTATCGCCCTGAATGCTGGCTTGTGCCTTCTTCTTCGACTCCTTGATGAGGGCGACGACCTGCTTTGCCTTCTCGGAAGGGATGCCTTGAATGAGCTTGATCTTCTGGCGGACGCTGGAGTTTGCGGCAGGCTCGATCTTCTCGTACTCGAGGTTCTTGAGCGAGACGCCGCGCTTGACGAGCTTCTGCGAGAGGATCTCGATGACGGCCTTGAGCGTGTACTCGCTCTGCGAGGCGAGCTGAATGGTGTCGGTACCTTGAAGCTCGATGCTGGACTTGGAGTCCTTGAGGTCGAAGCGGGCGTGGACTTCTTTGCTGGCCTGGTCGATTGCGTTCTTGACTTCCTGAAGTTCTACTTTGCTGACTACGTCGAAGCTATTGTCGGATGCCATATTTTCCTCTGCGTTTTGAACTTTTATTTTTGCTATTGTGCTTTTTATTATGTCAGGCCGTCGTGGGGAAGAGGCGGTGGAAGTTTTCGGTCGTGATCGCTGCAAGTTCTTGTGATGAGATGCCGCGAAGGCTCGCGAGGGTTTCGGCGGTGTGGACGACCAGCGCGGGCTCGTTGCGCTGGCCACGCTGCGGAATGGGCGCAAGAAAAGGCGCGTCGGTTTCGACGAGGATGCGGTCGGAAGGCGCGGCGGCTGCGGCGTCGCGAATGGTCTGCGCTTTGGGATAAGTAAGGTTTCCCGCGAAAGAAAGATAAAAGCCTGCGTCGAGCGAGCGCTGTGCCTGCTCGACGGCGCCGGAGAAGCAGTGCATGATGCCGCCGAGTTTGTGCGGCGTCCAGTGTTCGGCGATGAGGGCTAGCAGGTCTTCCCAGGCGTCGGCTGCGCCGTACTTCTGTTTGGCTTCTGCGGTGGCCAGCTCGCTGGTGCGGCAGTGGATGAGGATGGGCTTCTTTGCGGCGGCTGCGATCTCCATTTGGGCGATGAAGGCCTGTTTTTGAATCGGCGGCTCGGGGTTTTCGACGTGGTAGTAGTCGAGACCGATCTCGCCGATGGCGATGCATTTTGGGTCGGCGGCGAGTTTTGCCAGTTTGGCGAGGGCTTCGCTGTCGGCCCTGGCGGCTTCTTGCGGATGGATACCTACGCTGGCGTAGATCTGCGGCTGACCGGTGCCGGCGTGAGCGATCTCGAGGGCCTGATGCATCGTGTCGGGGCCTTCGCCGATGCCGATGGCGAGGATGGTGTCGATGCCTGCGGCGAAGGCGC
This region of Edaphobacter dinghuensis genomic DNA includes:
- a CDS encoding YajQ family cyclic di-GMP-binding protein, with the translated sequence MASDNSFDVVSKVELQEVKNAIDQASKEVHARFDLKDSKSSIELQGTDTIQLASQSEYTLKAVIEILSQKLVKRGVSLKNLEYEKIEPAANSSVRQKIKLIQGIPSEKAKQVVALIKESKKKAQASIQGDTVRVVSKDRDVLQEVMALLRGKDLGVDLQFTNFRSN
- a CDS encoding TatD family hydrolase, giving the protein MPLIDSHAHLDFYTEDRQEVLRRAFAAGIDTILAIGIGEGPDTMHQALEIAHAGTGQPQIYASVGIHPQEAARADSEALAKLAKLAADPKCIAIGEIGLDYYHVENPEPPIQKQAFIAQMEIAAAAKKPILIHCRTSELATAEAKQKYGAADAWEDLLALIAEHWTPHKLGGIMHCFSGAVEQAQRSLDAGFYLSFAGNLTYPKAQTIRDAAAAAPSDRILVETDAPFLAPIPQRGQRNEPALVVHTAETLASLRGISSQELAAITTENFHRLFPTTA